In Thermococcus thioreducens, a genomic segment contains:
- a CDS encoding phosphoribosyltransferase, producing the protein MKKFPAYLASWEDIERWAKEGAWKVLEDGWRPDVIVGLARGGWVAARLYCDYLGVKDLVSLKVEHWGVTATPDGKAKLKYGSNYNLGGKKVLIVDDISDTGESLTLAKNYVEEQKPAEIKVATLLTIKGSRFKPDYYGEEIDWAWIVFPWNFVEDMINLVGNLFEERDALTTDEIIGLFKELHNIEVPKGKLEEALRMAERRKLFKFREGAWRKAP; encoded by the coding sequence ATGAAGAAGTTTCCGGCTTATCTCGCTTCTTGGGAGGACATAGAAAGGTGGGCAAAGGAAGGTGCCTGGAAGGTTCTGGAGGACGGCTGGAGGCCCGACGTTATAGTCGGCCTCGCCAGAGGAGGCTGGGTTGCGGCAAGACTCTACTGCGACTACCTCGGTGTCAAGGACCTCGTCAGCCTCAAGGTCGAGCACTGGGGTGTTACCGCCACCCCGGACGGAAAGGCCAAGCTCAAGTACGGCAGTAACTACAATCTGGGCGGGAAGAAAGTCCTCATAGTGGACGATATCAGCGACACCGGTGAGAGCCTAACGCTCGCAAAGAACTACGTCGAGGAACAGAAGCCGGCAGAGATAAAAGTTGCAACGCTCCTCACCATAAAGGGCTCACGCTTTAAGCCGGACTACTACGGCGAGGAAATCGACTGGGCCTGGATAGTCTTCCCATGGAACTTCGTCGAGGACATGATAAACCTCGTCGGCAACCTCTTTGAGGAGAGAGACGCTTTAACCACCGATGAAATCATCGGGCTGTTCAAAGAGCTCCATAACATTGAGGTTCCGAAAGGCAAGCTTGAGGAAGCCCTCCGCATGGCCGAAAGAAGAAAGCTTTTTAAGTTCCGGGAGGGAGCCTGGCGCAAAGCCCCATGA
- a CDS encoding ABC transporter ATP-binding protein gives MGETPILEMKGIVKVYPDGTRALKGVDLTVYQGEILGLLGENGAGKTTLMKILFGMLHPTAGKIYVRGKETRFKSPADALANGIGMVHQHFTLVEVFDALHNIILGMEGHGMFSKIDVDKAREKLQRLMEDLNFKVPLDVPVEELPVGVQQRIEILKMLFRDVDVLILDEPTAVLTPIEVEELFAVLKKLKEEGKTIIFISHKLNEVMELTDRVTVIRKGEVIGTVNTSEATPQLLARMMVGRDVVLRIQKPPKEPGEPILEVKDLWVKGDRGEDAVRGLTFQVRAGEIFGIAGVEGNGQTELIEAITGLRKPEKGSVFLNGRDITGKPPKELYDAGMAHIPEDRTHMGLILDMTVTENAILGLQWRKEFQRWKGAIDWGKAKKHTVKLIEQFEISAPGVDAPVKSLSGGNQQKLIVAREVSKEPVLVIASQPTRGVDVASTEYIRNYLIKLRNEGKAVLLVSADLDEVIQLSDRMGIIYEGEFMGVVKPEDVTTEEIGMMMGGIRYEELKK, from the coding sequence ATGGGAGAGACTCCAATACTGGAGATGAAGGGCATAGTGAAGGTGTATCCCGACGGTACCAGAGCGCTCAAGGGTGTTGATTTGACCGTGTATCAGGGCGAGATACTTGGCCTCCTCGGTGAGAACGGCGCCGGAAAAACGACCCTTATGAAAATCCTCTTTGGAATGCTCCATCCCACCGCGGGTAAAATCTACGTCCGTGGCAAGGAGACCCGTTTTAAGAGTCCGGCTGATGCACTCGCAAACGGTATTGGTATGGTTCACCAGCACTTTACCCTCGTTGAGGTTTTTGATGCCCTTCACAACATAATCCTGGGAATGGAAGGGCACGGGATGTTTTCGAAGATAGATGTTGACAAGGCGAGAGAGAAACTCCAGAGGCTTATGGAGGATCTCAACTTTAAAGTCCCCCTCGACGTGCCCGTTGAGGAGCTCCCCGTTGGAGTTCAGCAGAGGATTGAAATCCTTAAGATGCTCTTCAGGGACGTTGACGTGCTGATCCTCGACGAGCCGACGGCGGTTCTCACCCCGATAGAGGTCGAGGAGCTGTTTGCCGTCCTCAAGAAGCTAAAGGAAGAGGGCAAGACGATAATCTTCATCAGTCACAAGCTCAATGAGGTCATGGAGCTCACCGACCGCGTTACTGTCATCAGAAAGGGTGAGGTCATCGGAACCGTCAACACGAGCGAGGCAACGCCCCAGCTCCTCGCAAGGATGATGGTCGGCAGGGACGTCGTTCTCAGGATCCAGAAACCGCCCAAGGAGCCGGGAGAGCCCATACTTGAGGTTAAGGATCTCTGGGTCAAGGGCGACCGTGGTGAGGACGCCGTTAGGGGGCTCACCTTCCAGGTGAGGGCCGGGGAGATATTCGGTATAGCCGGCGTCGAGGGCAACGGTCAGACGGAGCTTATCGAAGCAATAACCGGACTTAGAAAACCTGAAAAGGGGAGTGTTTTCCTCAACGGCCGGGATATTACAGGTAAGCCTCCAAAGGAGCTCTACGATGCTGGAATGGCCCACATCCCGGAGGACAGAACTCACATGGGTCTGATCCTTGACATGACCGTTACTGAAAATGCCATACTCGGACTGCAGTGGAGGAAGGAGTTCCAGCGCTGGAAGGGTGCAATAGACTGGGGTAAGGCGAAAAAGCACACGGTAAAGCTCATCGAACAGTTCGAGATATCCGCTCCCGGAGTGGACGCCCCCGTCAAGAGCCTCAGCGGTGGAAACCAGCAGAAGCTCATCGTTGCCAGAGAGGTCAGCAAAGAGCCCGTCCTTGTGATAGCCTCCCAGCCTACGAGGGGTGTTGACGTTGCCTCAACGGAGTATATCAGGAACTATCTGATCAAGCTGAGAAACGAGGGCAAGGCAGTCCTTCTTGTTTCGGCTGACCTCGATGAGGTCATCCAGCTCAGCGACAGGATGGGAATAATCTACGAGGGCGAGTTCATGGGAGTTGTCAAGCCTGAGGATGTCACCACAGAGGAAATAGGAATGATGATGGGGGGAATACGCTATGAAGAGCTCAAAAAGTGA
- a CDS encoding ABC transporter permease yields MKSSKSDALKFFNFKALIESLIAIFVGFLLGAIVLLVFGYSPVETYYWLFKGALGSTNGIASTLAYSTPIMLTALTFAISARTGIFNIGAEGSFYFGAIAAVIFTNIWGNMWFGLAMGMLLGALWSLPAAFLKVYRGVHEVISTIMLNWIAWFFVLWLVVGPYANPNDPNKTIRIPESARLPLIGNTDLSIAFIIAVIASVLTYYLLWHTVFGFGMRASGINPKAARYGGVNPNKAIIWSFVIGGIMSGLGGAMKIMGEPPTYAISQGMANVYGLGFDGIGVALVGRNHPLGIIFAAIFFGMLRAGTPLMQIGAQVPLEIIKVIQGIIVITVAIPGLYDLIKKAFKRGEA; encoded by the coding sequence ATGAAGAGCTCAAAAAGTGATGCCCTTAAGTTCTTCAACTTCAAAGCTCTCATCGAGAGCCTCATAGCAATATTCGTCGGCTTCCTCCTGGGGGCAATAGTGCTCCTTGTCTTTGGATACAGCCCAGTTGAAACCTACTACTGGCTCTTTAAAGGTGCCCTCGGCTCAACCAACGGTATAGCCAGCACCCTTGCGTACTCCACTCCGATAATGCTGACTGCACTTACATTTGCCATAAGCGCCAGGACTGGAATCTTCAACATCGGTGCAGAGGGTTCTTTCTACTTCGGTGCAATAGCGGCCGTCATCTTCACCAACATATGGGGCAACATGTGGTTCGGTCTCGCCATGGGCATGCTCCTCGGCGCGCTCTGGAGCCTCCCGGCGGCCTTCCTTAAGGTCTACCGCGGTGTCCACGAGGTCATTTCCACAATCATGCTCAACTGGATTGCGTGGTTCTTCGTCCTCTGGCTCGTCGTTGGTCCTTACGCCAATCCAAACGACCCCAACAAGACCATAAGAATACCCGAAAGCGCGAGGCTTCCCCTGATAGGCAACACCGACCTCTCAATAGCGTTCATAATTGCCGTCATTGCCTCAGTCCTCACGTACTACCTCCTCTGGCATACCGTGTTCGGATTTGGCATGAGGGCAAGCGGGATTAACCCAAAGGCAGCAAGATACGGTGGAGTTAACCCGAACAAGGCAATAATATGGTCCTTCGTCATAGGAGGAATCATGAGCGGCCTCGGTGGTGCAATGAAGATCATGGGCGAGCCGCCAACATACGCCATAAGCCAGGGAATGGCCAACGTATATGGACTTGGTTTCGATGGAATAGGCGTTGCCCTCGTTGGCAGGAACCACCCGCTGGGCATAATCTTCGCCGCGATATTCTTCGGAATGCTCCGCGCCGGAACGCCTCTGATGCAGATCGGTGCACAGGTCCCCCTGGAGATCATCAAGGTCATACAGGGCATCATAGTCATAACCGTAGCCATACCCGGGCTTTATGACCTCATCAAGAAGGCTTTCAAGAGGGGGGAGGCCTGA
- a CDS encoding Eco57I restriction-modification methylase domain-containing protein, with protein sequence MDDIKALRADLEELVLRDRIPLSGLEEIKSGLNSEDVREYLEAIVERAKPEESLRQKFFYKDSPIMKLLGVRGSPEVNIGSGYVDLILKDSLGRKIIVEFKRLFELRRNKLMRNELDWREHEEQIKRYVFSEQARFVVLTNLYDWYFFSSKTIIREFKPFYHATFSDLADDLEGYGSLYELLERKEHGIKKGELDDRFFESLREWIKILDGVEFNADEREKMHLILHLINKFIFIQTLDDYGVIDFNWLYKKWTTFYDRIQLAERHKEKPKVAGRYYKSFIRKFLEEINDFFYPLYDTELFSDSLLEKVKDEPENWARFYSALATVLGFTPWQETGLKMGITQYDYSQIDEDILGKAYETYLAEKRKEKGIYYTPKYVTQFIVEETLGKRLEELRDAITRAIRDNDFETAEKLSRELFDIRVADLASGSGSFLIKVLRALWGVYSAVIEELRKKEDQLMGKKVRDFSALVGKKNLIEGIARMRKLFPGDERILMSQMVLRHVFAVDLDENAVEVAKMNLWRELIKLNPKAFRWDNLGENEHVLPNLSLNLVSGDSLMGFSEPETLEGREEVKRLLELWEEFIENPENLEVLEEIREIKDSLREGLDEKYRELLKEKLGEKAEKLNNRFIHHPLDFFMAFFGKDGSVRGGFDFIVGNPPYVRIQNLKKESPEYVEFLNRFYESSHKNYDLAIPFIERGYSLLRDNGELGFIVTKKWMKADYGEKMRGILAKEKAVRLIIDFGDGQVFKGATTYTMILVLRKAKNERLTYAKVEELKESIEQLRAVREPEKWNEQRLNVIEVPEEELSEKPWVFLTEKERKIVKKVHEGSVRLEEVADIFVGVQTSADQVYILELREERGDYYLVYSKATNREHLLEKNLLKPLLKNRDTKRWTILEYKNLLLFPYRIVQENGRRKSKIIDENELRTKYPKTWQYLLENRKILENRERGKMRNNPYWYGYIYEKNHDKFELPKAVGKTLANRSTFAIDNSGKFYLTCGAGGGYGIITKEKWRDQVSVKFLVASLNSSIADWRVKQIASEFEGGFYSYDKNAIRTLPIKLPSTDEEKALVEEIEDTVEEIIDLLKKHHLVRSLWEEWSEKLGNKKLTLRKLIETWEKGVGRLPQERLFFTDVGIISDEGTEYDGFELELKDGVLKLLGREGDILTPVLELEGKEELLEHVYFSILSLLESRRKVRTLSDVLSKTTVPTIDGSPTETERITAIVKEKANAKHLTSFLGIVRENEAYLDALVFKLYGLTIEETRLVLESLGKDQNYIDSVIEHLSKL encoded by the coding sequence ATGGATGACATCAAGGCTCTTCGTGCTGACCTTGAGGAACTCGTTCTCAGGGACAGAATCCCCCTTTCCGGGCTTGAAGAAATAAAGTCTGGACTAAATAGTGAAGACGTGAGAGAGTATCTAGAGGCCATCGTCGAGAGGGCTAAGCCTGAAGAAAGCCTCAGGCAGAAGTTCTTCTATAAAGACTCACCTATAATGAAGCTCCTCGGAGTTAGAGGTTCTCCCGAAGTGAACATTGGTTCTGGCTACGTTGATCTAATACTCAAGGACTCCCTTGGGAGGAAAATCATCGTCGAGTTCAAGCGCCTCTTCGAGCTGAGGAGGAACAAGCTCATGAGAAACGAACTGGACTGGAGGGAGCACGAGGAACAGATAAAGAGGTACGTCTTTTCCGAGCAGGCGAGGTTTGTAGTCCTGACGAACCTTTATGACTGGTACTTCTTCAGCTCCAAGACCATCATCAGGGAGTTTAAGCCCTTCTACCACGCGACGTTTTCCGACCTTGCGGACGACCTTGAGGGATATGGAAGCCTCTACGAGCTTCTTGAGAGAAAGGAGCACGGCATAAAGAAGGGCGAACTCGATGACAGGTTTTTTGAAAGCCTGCGCGAGTGGATAAAAATCCTTGATGGAGTTGAGTTTAATGCCGACGAAAGGGAGAAGATGCACCTCATCCTCCACCTCATCAACAAGTTCATCTTCATCCAGACCCTCGACGATTACGGCGTTATAGACTTCAACTGGCTCTACAAGAAGTGGACGACCTTTTACGATAGAATCCAATTAGCGGAGAGGCACAAGGAAAAACCCAAGGTTGCGGGGAGGTATTACAAATCCTTCATAAGGAAGTTCCTTGAGGAGATAAACGACTTCTTCTACCCGCTCTATGACACGGAGCTGTTCTCTGACAGTCTCTTAGAGAAAGTTAAGGACGAACCTGAGAATTGGGCGCGCTTTTACAGCGCTCTCGCCACGGTTCTCGGCTTCACGCCCTGGCAGGAAACAGGGCTCAAAATGGGCATAACCCAGTACGACTACAGCCAAATAGACGAGGACATTCTTGGAAAGGCATACGAGACATACCTTGCCGAGAAAAGAAAGGAGAAGGGCATCTACTACACGCCAAAATATGTTACCCAGTTCATAGTCGAGGAAACCCTTGGAAAACGCTTGGAAGAACTCAGAGATGCCATAACTAGAGCGATAAGAGACAACGACTTTGAAACCGCAGAAAAGCTCAGCAGGGAGCTTTTTGATATCAGGGTGGCTGATCTCGCTTCCGGCTCCGGCTCGTTCCTGATCAAGGTTCTCAGGGCTCTGTGGGGCGTTTATTCAGCCGTTATTGAAGAACTCAGGAAGAAGGAAGACCAGCTCATGGGCAAAAAAGTGAGGGATTTCTCGGCGCTGGTAGGGAAGAAAAACCTCATTGAGGGCATCGCAAGGATGAGAAAGCTCTTCCCGGGTGACGAAAGAATCCTTATGTCCCAGATGGTTCTCAGGCACGTCTTTGCCGTCGATCTGGACGAGAACGCGGTTGAAGTCGCGAAGATGAACCTCTGGAGGGAACTGATAAAGCTCAACCCCAAGGCCTTCCGCTGGGATAACCTGGGAGAGAACGAACACGTCCTGCCAAACCTGAGCCTCAACCTGGTAAGCGGCGACTCGCTCATGGGTTTCTCCGAGCCAGAAACCCTTGAAGGAAGAGAGGAAGTTAAGAGACTCCTTGAGCTGTGGGAGGAGTTTATAGAGAACCCAGAAAACTTAGAAGTCCTCGAAGAGATACGAGAGATAAAAGACTCCCTTAGGGAAGGGCTCGACGAAAAATACCGTGAGCTTTTGAAAGAAAAACTTGGAGAGAAAGCGGAGAAGCTCAACAACCGCTTTATCCATCACCCGCTGGACTTCTTCATGGCCTTTTTCGGTAAAGATGGCTCGGTCCGGGGAGGCTTTGACTTCATAGTCGGCAACCCGCCGTACGTGAGGATACAGAATCTCAAGAAGGAGAGCCCGGAGTATGTGGAGTTCCTTAACCGGTTCTACGAGAGCTCACACAAGAACTATGATTTGGCCATTCCGTTCATCGAGCGCGGCTATTCACTCCTGAGAGATAACGGCGAGCTCGGCTTCATCGTCACCAAGAAGTGGATGAAGGCCGACTACGGGGAAAAGATGAGGGGGATACTCGCGAAGGAAAAGGCCGTCAGGCTAATCATCGACTTCGGCGACGGGCAGGTGTTCAAGGGTGCAACGACCTACACGATGATACTGGTTCTCAGAAAGGCGAAAAACGAGAGGCTCACCTACGCTAAGGTGGAGGAGCTCAAGGAGAGCATCGAACAGTTGAGGGCAGTTAGGGAACCAGAGAAGTGGAACGAGCAGAGACTGAACGTCATTGAAGTTCCTGAGGAAGAGCTCTCGGAAAAGCCCTGGGTCTTCCTGACGGAGAAAGAAAGGAAGATCGTGAAGAAGGTTCATGAGGGGAGTGTGAGGCTAGAGGAGGTTGCCGATATTTTCGTTGGAGTGCAGACAAGCGCAGATCAAGTTTATATCCTTGAATTAAGGGAGGAGAGAGGAGATTATTATCTGGTATATTCGAAGGCCACAAATAGAGAGCATTTGCTTGAAAAAAATCTTTTAAAGCCCTTGTTAAAGAACAGAGACACTAAAAGATGGACAATTTTGGAATACAAAAACTTGCTTCTCTTCCCATACAGAATAGTCCAAGAAAATGGTAGAAGGAAGTCTAAAATCATCGATGAAAACGAGTTAAGGACAAAATATCCAAAAACATGGCAGTATCTCTTAGAAAACCGAAAAATCTTAGAGAACCGGGAAAGAGGTAAGATGAGGAATAATCCCTATTGGTACGGGTATATCTACGAAAAAAATCACGATAAATTTGAACTTCCAAAGGCTGTAGGAAAGACCTTAGCTAATCGTTCCACATTTGCGATTGATAACAGTGGTAAGTTCTACTTAACATGCGGTGCCGGGGGAGGCTATGGAATTATAACAAAAGAAAAATGGAGGGACCAAGTATCTGTTAAATTTTTAGTAGCATCCTTAAATAGTTCAATTGCAGATTGGCGGGTCAAACAAATTGCTTCCGAATTTGAGGGCGGATTTTATTCATATGATAAAAATGCCATTAGAACCCTCCCAATCAAACTCCCCTCTACCGACGAAGAAAAAGCCCTAGTTGAGGAGATAGAGGACACAGTGGAAGAAATCATAGACCTCCTCAAAAAGCACCACCTCGTCAGGTCCCTCTGGGAGGAATGGAGCGAAAAGCTCGGGAACAAAAAGCTAACCCTGAGAAAGCTCATCGAAACGTGGGAGAAGGGAGTCGGCAGGCTTCCTCAGGAGAGGCTCTTCTTCACCGACGTCGGGATAATATCTGACGAGGGAACCGAATACGATGGCTTTGAGCTTGAGCTGAAGGATGGAGTTTTAAAACTCCTCGGAAGGGAAGGGGACATACTCACGCCCGTCCTCGAACTCGAAGGGAAGGAGGAGCTCCTTGAGCACGTCTATTTCTCTATACTGTCGCTGTTAGAGTCGAGGAGGAAGGTAAGAACTCTCAGTGATGTCCTGAGCAAGACGACCGTCCCGACGATAGACGGAAGCCCGACCGAGACTGAGAGAATAACGGCCATCGTGAAAGAAAAGGCCAACGCCAAACACCTTACCTCCTTCCTCGGTATCGTGAGGGAGAACGAGGCCTACCTTGACGCCTTAGTTTTCAAGCTCTACGGCCTAACAATCGAGGAAACAAGACTCGTCCTTGAAAGCCTCGGAAAGGATCAGAACTACATTGACTCCGTGATCGAGCACCTATCAAAGCTTTGA
- a CDS encoding PIN domain-containing protein, which produces MKVVVDSNILFSIIVSGRKSRAFRLLEHYDITLFAPEEVILEFKRHKVKLQKFTKDFEYRTFLAFSMVQVIPLEFYSDKIREAYIIASEFDEKDTPFIALAMKLNLPIWTGDKKMLFAALSTKKFIALDSTALESLLEGKTLEEVMGEMKTRFNP; this is translated from the coding sequence ATGAAAGTTGTCGTTGATAGCAACATTCTATTCTCCATCATAGTGTCAGGGCGAAAATCCAGAGCCTTTAGACTTCTTGAACACTATGATATCACTCTGTTTGCTCCTGAGGAAGTCATTCTTGAGTTTAAGAGGCACAAGGTCAAGCTCCAGAAATTCACGAAAGACTTTGAATATCGCACGTTCTTAGCCTTTTCAATGGTGCAGGTAATCCCTCTGGAATTCTACTCCGACAAAATCCGGGAAGCATACATTATTGCTTCAGAATTCGATGAAAAGGACACCCCGTTCATAGCGTTGGCTATGAAACTTAACCTCCCTATCTGGACTGGAGACAAAAAGATGCTCTTTGCAGCTCTTTCTACGAAGAAGTTCATTGCCCTTGATTCCACTGCTTTGGAATCCCTCTTAGAGGGAAAGACATTAGAAGAGGTCATGGGAGAAATGAAAACCCGCTTCAACCCTTAA
- the cysS gene encoding cysteine--tRNA ligase, giving the protein MAIRVYNTLTKQKEEFRPLREGEVRMYVCGPTVYDYTHLGHARTYIAFDVIRRYLEHRGYTVLMVMNFTDIDDKIIRRANETGEDPKELAEKFLKYFLEDMKALKVKPADIYPRVTEHIEDIIDFVKKLEEKGYAYEGSDGVYFEVQRFREYGKLSGIKLEELRKGARVEPGEGKKNPEDFALWKKAKPGEPKWESPWGEGRPGWHIECSTMSTKYLGESFDIHGGGNDLIFPHHENEIAQTEACTGQQWVKYWLHTGFLMVNGEKMSKSLGNFVTIREMLERYDPEVIRLFVLQRHYRSPLDYTEEGMEHARNNLERLYNTLENIRVAMEKAEISFKWDKEEFEAYEAIRNARKKFYEAMDDDFNTAEALKAVFEVSGAVNRYLSRVERPKESILRKAWEFFRIVSEVFGLFEDYFREQRAGEEEALIQLLIEVRAQLRKERNFALADKIRAQLREMGIQLEDTQQGTIWKRVKG; this is encoded by the coding sequence ATGGCCATAAGAGTGTACAACACCCTGACGAAACAGAAGGAGGAGTTCAGGCCCTTACGGGAAGGCGAGGTCAGGATGTACGTCTGTGGGCCGACGGTCTACGATTACACTCACCTCGGGCATGCCCGGACATACATAGCCTTCGACGTCATCCGAAGGTACCTGGAGCACCGCGGTTACACGGTTCTAATGGTCATGAACTTCACGGACATAGACGACAAGATAATCCGGAGGGCCAACGAGACCGGGGAAGACCCAAAGGAGCTCGCCGAGAAGTTTCTGAAGTACTTCCTTGAGGACATGAAAGCCCTCAAGGTCAAGCCAGCCGATATTTACCCGCGTGTTACCGAGCACATCGAGGACATCATAGACTTCGTGAAAAAGCTGGAGGAGAAGGGCTACGCCTACGAAGGCTCTGACGGCGTTTACTTCGAGGTTCAGAGGTTCAGGGAGTACGGAAAGCTCAGCGGGATAAAGCTTGAAGAGCTCAGGAAGGGTGCAAGAGTTGAGCCCGGCGAGGGCAAGAAGAACCCTGAAGACTTTGCCCTCTGGAAGAAGGCCAAGCCCGGGGAGCCCAAATGGGAAAGCCCATGGGGCGAGGGAAGGCCCGGCTGGCACATAGAGTGCTCCACGATGAGCACTAAGTACCTCGGAGAGAGCTTCGACATCCACGGCGGCGGCAACGACCTCATCTTCCCGCACCACGAGAACGAGATAGCCCAGACCGAGGCATGCACCGGCCAGCAGTGGGTCAAATACTGGCTCCACACCGGCTTCCTGATGGTCAACGGCGAGAAGATGAGCAAGAGCCTCGGCAACTTCGTGACGATACGGGAGATGCTCGAACGCTACGACCCAGAGGTCATCAGACTCTTCGTCCTCCAGAGGCACTACCGCTCGCCGCTCGACTACACTGAGGAGGGCATGGAGCACGCCAGGAACAACCTGGAGAGGCTTTACAACACCCTTGAGAACATCCGCGTGGCCATGGAGAAGGCAGAGATTTCCTTTAAGTGGGACAAAGAAGAGTTCGAGGCCTACGAGGCGATACGGAATGCGAGGAAGAAGTTCTACGAGGCGATGGACGACGACTTCAACACGGCAGAGGCACTCAAGGCCGTCTTCGAGGTAAGCGGCGCGGTAAACAGGTACCTCAGCAGGGTCGAAAGACCAAAGGAGAGCATCCTCAGGAAGGCGTGGGAGTTCTTCAGGATCGTCAGCGAGGTCTTCGGTCTCTTTGAGGACTACTTCAGGGAGCAGAGGGCCGGTGAGGAGGAGGCCCTTATCCAGCTCCTTATAGAGGTCCGCGCCCAGCTCAGAAAGGAGAGGAACTTCGCCCTGGCGGACAAGATAAGGGCCCAGCTCAGGGAGATGGGCATTCAGCTCGAGGACACCCAGCAGGGGACGATATGGAAGAGGGTTAAGGGTTGA
- a CDS encoding ABC transporter permease, protein MDLGSIISILITSLMAMVPIVLTSVGAVWSERAGVVSIGYEGVLLMSAFFGAIVAEVTGSGIMGLVGGIATGVIFGMLHGVLTVYLKGDHVIPGIGINLLAMGVVPFGILAYWGTAGQHQVAVTLWSWNTKYGKISPMIFVTIAISVITWWVLFKTPLGLRVRSVGENPEAADALGINVEKYRFWSTVYGHALAGLGGAYMSVAWLGVVQKTMSAGRGFIALANMVFSGWNPLVALLGGWLFGFFDALAAWLAPLHIIPGQFILMLPYIMTLIIVAGIIGKARPPKWDGRPYKRE, encoded by the coding sequence ATGGATCTCGGGTCAATAATCTCCATCCTGATTACTTCCCTCATGGCAATGGTGCCGATAGTGCTGACGAGCGTCGGTGCTGTCTGGAGCGAGAGGGCCGGTGTTGTCAGCATCGGCTACGAGGGAGTCCTCCTCATGAGTGCGTTCTTTGGTGCCATAGTGGCAGAGGTCACCGGCAGCGGGATCATGGGGCTCGTAGGGGGTATAGCCACGGGAGTGATCTTCGGAATGCTGCACGGAGTCCTCACGGTCTACCTCAAGGGAGACCACGTCATCCCGGGCATAGGCATAAACCTCCTGGCGATGGGTGTCGTCCCCTTTGGTATCCTTGCTTACTGGGGAACCGCCGGCCAGCACCAGGTTGCAGTTACTCTCTGGAGCTGGAACACCAAGTACGGGAAGATAAGCCCCATGATTTTCGTTACCATAGCGATATCCGTCATAACCTGGTGGGTGCTCTTCAAGACCCCCCTTGGACTGCGCGTTAGGTCTGTCGGTGAGAACCCCGAGGCGGCGGATGCACTTGGTATAAACGTCGAGAAGTACAGGTTCTGGTCAACGGTCTACGGACACGCTCTGGCCGGTCTCGGAGGAGCTTACATGAGCGTCGCCTGGCTGGGAGTTGTCCAGAAAACCATGTCCGCCGGCAGGGGATTCATAGCACTCGCCAACATGGTCTTCAGCGGATGGAACCCCCTCGTTGCCCTCCTCGGCGGCTGGCTCTTTGGGTTCTTCGACGCACTGGCGGCGTGGCTCGCACCGCTCCACATAATACCGGGGCAGTTCATCCTGATGCTGCCCTACATAATGACCCTCATCATAGTTGCAGGAATCATCGGAAAGGCCAGGCCGCCGAAGTGGGACGGGAGGCCCTACAAGAGGGAGTGA
- a CDS encoding metal ABC transporter solute-binding protein, Zn/Mn family: MKARVFVPLMLFLGALVPLMGAPGEKPLVVTTIAPLEGIVSEAFGDSVEVAYLIPPGADPHEYQLAASQIELLRRADVIVTTGGHLPVEKRIAELKKEGTIRADVLFIDDYMREGFRYLPEYWYNDKDNPHGIWLDPTNALAIAKATERALERVDGANANVYRVEYESFENRVMTVMHSYRAILKGEKSAVIQMPADQYAIEWLGIKAIASVKPEEEIPAMGVDELISTALKSDVIVYAVDSPDQLKDAVRELSAKSGKPLAEIRVFWSGRPYTEILIENSAAIIRALGEKAPENKPVAETDVTRYVALSLVAGIVLGTAIGVLIKK; encoded by the coding sequence ATGAAGGCGAGGGTATTTGTCCCCCTCATGCTGTTCCTTGGAGCTCTCGTGCCGCTGATGGGGGCCCCGGGGGAAAAGCCCCTGGTGGTGACAACGATAGCACCGCTGGAGGGAATAGTGAGCGAGGCCTTCGGGGATTCGGTTGAGGTGGCCTACCTGATACCCCCGGGTGCAGACCCCCACGAGTACCAGCTCGCAGCGAGCCAGATAGAGCTCCTCCGGAGGGCGGACGTGATAGTAACAACCGGCGGCCACCTGCCGGTCGAGAAAAGGATAGCTGAGCTGAAGAAAGAGGGCACAATAAGAGCTGATGTTCTGTTCATTGACGACTACATGCGGGAGGGCTTTCGCTATCTGCCTGAATACTGGTACAATGATAAGGACAACCCCCACGGGATATGGCTGGATCCAACCAACGCTCTGGCAATAGCAAAGGCCACTGAAAGGGCCCTTGAAAGGGTCGATGGGGCCAACGCCAACGTTTATCGGGTGGAGTATGAGAGCTTCGAGAACCGCGTAATGACTGTGATGCACTCCTATAGGGCCATCCTCAAGGGCGAAAAAAGCGCAGTAATCCAGATGCCTGCGGATCAGTATGCAATAGAGTGGCTTGGAATCAAAGCGATAGCGTCTGTAAAACCTGAAGAGGAGATTCCCGCGATGGGGGTAGACGAGCTCATTTCAACGGCGCTCAAGTCGGACGTTATAGTCTATGCCGTGGACAGCCCCGATCAGCTGAAGGATGCCGTAAGGGAGCTCTCAGCCAAAAGCGGGAAACCGCTGGCGGAGATAAGAGTCTTCTGGAGTGGCAGGCCCTATACGGAAATACTCATCGAAAACAGCGCCGCCATTATTAGAGCCCTCGGTGAAAAAGCACCTGAAAACAAACCTGTGGCGGAGACGGACGTGACGAGATACGTTGCCCTTTCTCTGGTGGCCGGAATCGTTCTGGGGACTGCCATAGGTGTCCTCATCAAAAAGTGA